In Arthrobacter ramosus, one DNA window encodes the following:
- a CDS encoding ABC transporter ATP-binding protein, with protein MDAVIRTAGLHKDFSHVKALDGLDLEVRAGEIHGFLGPNGAGKTTTLRVLLGLARASSGSATVLGRDPWTHSVELHRRIASVPGDVAIWPNLSGGEAIDLLSRLRGGTADRGAYRHRKARLCELFDLDPSKKGRAYSKGNRQKVALVAALATDAELYLLDEPTSGLDPLMEAVFMREIRLLVQENGATVLLSSHILSEVEHLADRVSIIRAGRIVDGGTLDALRHLTRTEVSFAADNVDTHALSDLAQVHDLTVSDGRVKFGADSDSVHEVLPLLGTLRVKGLLISPPSLEELFLRHYGVTVAPAVGESDFATRHDGATLRRRHRDAERTGT; from the coding sequence ATGGACGCCGTCATCCGGACTGCCGGCCTACATAAGGACTTCAGCCACGTCAAGGCTCTTGACGGCCTCGACCTGGAAGTCCGCGCGGGCGAGATCCACGGTTTCCTTGGCCCCAACGGCGCGGGAAAGACAACGACCCTTCGCGTCCTGCTGGGCTTGGCGCGGGCGTCGTCGGGCAGCGCAACCGTTCTTGGCCGCGACCCCTGGACACATTCCGTCGAACTCCACCGGCGCATCGCGAGTGTCCCGGGGGACGTGGCCATCTGGCCCAATCTCTCCGGCGGCGAGGCGATCGACCTCCTCTCACGCCTTCGCGGCGGCACCGCAGACCGCGGCGCCTACAGGCACCGCAAGGCCCGTCTTTGCGAGCTGTTCGACTTGGACCCCTCTAAGAAGGGCCGGGCGTACTCGAAGGGCAACCGGCAGAAGGTCGCGCTTGTCGCGGCCCTCGCAACCGACGCTGAGCTGTACCTGCTGGACGAGCCAACGAGCGGGCTCGACCCCCTCATGGAGGCCGTCTTCATGCGCGAGATCCGCCTGCTCGTGCAGGAGAACGGCGCTACCGTGCTGCTCTCGAGCCACATCCTGTCCGAGGTCGAGCACCTCGCAGACAGGGTGAGCATCATCCGCGCCGGGCGCATCGTCGACGGCGGCACTCTCGACGCCCTGCGCCACCTCACCCGCACCGAGGTCTCCTTCGCGGCCGACAACGTCGACACCCATGCCCTTTCGGACCTTGCCCAGGTGCACGACCTGACCGTCTCCGATGGCCGGGTCAAGTTCGGCGCGGACTCCGACAGCGTCCACGAGGTGCTTCCGCTGCTCGGCACCCTCAGAGTCAAGGGTCTCCTGATCTCGCCGCCGTCGCTCGAGGAGCTATTCCTCCGCCACTACGGCGTGACGGTCGCTCCGGCCGTCGGCGAATCCGACTTCGCAACACGGCACGACGGCGCCACTCTCCGCCGTCGTCATCGGGACGCGGAGCGGACGGGAACCTGA
- a CDS encoding TetR/AcrR family transcriptional regulator, with product MVEKAEKKPSPRQKLLAAADELFYNEGVHAVGIDRIIEKASVARGSLYYNFDGKDDLIKEYLLGRHAAWTARVDEAVAESKDPGEKILAVFDALGTLFAEPGYRGCSFMNAVAEAPTDGPEIKAAANYRSWLHELFGDLVAALNVRHPQQLTEQLVVLYDGAVTAAQMDKSPHSAATARTLASMAVESSTSRSRAAQLAV from the coding sequence ATGGTCGAGAAAGCTGAAAAGAAGCCGTCGCCGAGGCAGAAGCTCCTCGCCGCGGCGGACGAACTCTTTTACAACGAGGGCGTCCATGCGGTAGGTATCGATCGCATCATCGAAAAGGCGTCCGTGGCCCGGGGGTCGCTCTACTACAACTTCGACGGCAAGGACGACCTGATCAAGGAATACCTGCTCGGACGCCACGCCGCATGGACGGCTCGTGTCGATGAAGCTGTCGCAGAGTCGAAGGATCCTGGCGAGAAGATCCTCGCGGTGTTCGATGCGCTCGGCACGTTGTTTGCCGAGCCCGGCTACCGCGGGTGTTCGTTCATGAATGCTGTCGCCGAGGCGCCGACCGACGGACCGGAGATCAAGGCCGCCGCCAACTATCGATCCTGGCTGCACGAACTCTTCGGCGACCTCGTCGCAGCGCTGAACGTGCGACATCCGCAGCAACTGACCGAACAACTTGTAGTCCTCTACGACGGCGCGGTCACCGCGGCACAGATGGACAAGTCACCCCACTCCGCCGCAACCGCAAGAACTCTCGCCTCGATGGCCGTGGAGTCCTCAACCTCCAGAAGCCGGGCGGCGCAGTTGGCGGTGTAG
- a CDS encoding SDR family NAD(P)-dependent oxidoreductase, which yields MSDTQIRDLEGQTALVTGATSGIGRAVAVQLAAQGATVLVHGRDVDRGVQVLEEIELGGGHARFVGADISTTEGIQELVDEAGDVDILVNNAGFSWFGPSVDLDPGKFDALFDSNVRAPYLLVSAFAPAMAAKGSGSIISLASMAGLVGLAGGAAYGATKLSLVALTRSWAAEYSPSGVRVNAIAAGPVYTASDPARIKALGETTLLGRAAVPEEIANVIGFVASPRASYVTGAVIAVDGGRTAV from the coding sequence ATGTCGGATACACAGATCAGAGACCTCGAAGGCCAAACGGCCCTGGTGACCGGGGCAACCTCGGGCATCGGGCGGGCGGTTGCCGTCCAGCTCGCGGCCCAGGGCGCGACCGTCCTGGTGCATGGACGTGACGTCGACCGCGGTGTCCAGGTCCTCGAAGAGATCGAGCTCGGTGGTGGCCATGCGCGCTTTGTGGGAGCCGACATCAGCACCACCGAGGGAATCCAGGAGCTCGTTGACGAAGCCGGTGACGTTGACATCCTGGTGAACAACGCAGGGTTCTCCTGGTTCGGGCCCTCCGTCGACCTTGACCCCGGAAAGTTTGACGCGCTGTTCGACTCCAATGTGCGCGCACCGTACCTGCTCGTTTCCGCCTTCGCCCCGGCGATGGCAGCCAAGGGAAGCGGCAGCATCATCAGCCTTGCCAGCATGGCCGGACTGGTCGGCCTCGCCGGCGGGGCGGCGTACGGCGCCACGAAACTCTCACTCGTCGCACTCACACGCTCGTGGGCCGCCGAGTACAGCCCGAGCGGAGTGCGCGTGAACGCTATCGCTGCCGGACCGGTTTACACCGCATCCGATCCCGCAAGGATCAAAGCCCTCGGCGAGACCACCCTCCTGGGACGGGCAGCAGTGCCCGAAGAAATCGCGAACGTCATCGGCTTCGTGGCCTCACCCCGCGCCAGCTACGTGACCGGCGCCGTCATCGCCGTCGACGGTGGTCGAACCGCAGTCTGA
- a CDS encoding NtaA/DmoA family FMN-dependent monooxygenase (This protein belongs to a clade of FMN-dependent monooxygenases, within a broader family of flavin-dependent oxidoreductases, the luciferase-like monooxygenase (LMM) family, some of whose members use coenzyme F420 rather than FMN.) produces MTQHNRAKFQPSGKIQFGIFFQGVNSGTIWKAPESGSQTDFESFRRIAQTAERGLFAAFFLGEGLRLREHLGRPHALDVAGRPDAQTMLAALASVTSNIGLVATQNTTYNDPADLAHRLASLDLLSGGRAAWNVVTTDNAWTGANFRRGGYLDHADRYVHAEAFVETAKRIWDSWEDGAVSSSVTADSWAGPGHARRVHHSGQHYSVDVTPRLPRSAQYRPVLFQAGDSPEGRDFAARQADVIFSAHPKFDDAVEFRADIVSRSLAAGRGANDVQIMPASEFILAATYEEAREKKEWVRSLQIGPQQAVAYLEQFWGRELSAYDPDGPLPEIDPVVEETSETRGSGFHGAKARQLAEQWRAEAKEKGLSIRQFVSSRTSRVDSTFTGSYAAVADTLAEYARVGAVDGFNISPWLIPTGLDDIVNHLVPELQERGVYPTEYVGSTLRENLGLATPVRSEPLVPVQL; encoded by the coding sequence ATGACACAGCACAACCGTGCTAAATTCCAGCCGAGCGGGAAGATCCAGTTCGGAATCTTCTTCCAGGGCGTCAATTCCGGCACCATCTGGAAGGCGCCCGAATCCGGTTCGCAGACCGATTTTGAGTCGTTCCGAAGGATCGCCCAGACAGCCGAGCGCGGGCTGTTCGCTGCCTTCTTCTTGGGCGAAGGCCTGCGCTTGCGTGAGCACCTCGGCCGCCCCCACGCCTTGGATGTCGCGGGCAGGCCGGACGCGCAGACCATGCTGGCGGCGCTCGCGTCGGTGACGTCCAATATCGGGCTCGTTGCCACGCAGAACACCACGTACAACGATCCCGCCGACCTCGCGCACCGGCTCGCCTCGCTCGACTTGCTCTCCGGCGGCCGGGCGGCGTGGAACGTCGTGACCACGGACAACGCCTGGACCGGGGCCAACTTCCGACGGGGCGGCTACCTGGACCACGCCGATCGGTACGTCCATGCCGAAGCCTTCGTGGAGACGGCCAAGAGGATCTGGGATTCGTGGGAGGACGGAGCGGTTTCCTCGTCCGTCACTGCGGATTCCTGGGCGGGTCCCGGCCATGCGCGGCGCGTGCACCACTCCGGGCAGCACTATTCCGTGGACGTCACGCCCCGGCTGCCTCGCAGCGCCCAGTACAGGCCTGTGTTGTTCCAAGCCGGCGATTCACCGGAAGGCCGTGACTTCGCTGCCCGCCAGGCGGATGTCATCTTCTCGGCGCACCCGAAGTTCGATGATGCCGTGGAGTTCCGTGCCGATATTGTCTCGCGCTCCCTGGCAGCTGGACGGGGCGCCAACGACGTCCAGATCATGCCGGCGAGCGAGTTCATCCTCGCGGCAACCTACGAGGAAGCCCGCGAGAAGAAGGAATGGGTCCGCAGCCTGCAGATCGGGCCGCAGCAGGCAGTTGCGTATCTCGAACAGTTCTGGGGCCGGGAGCTGTCGGCTTACGATCCCGATGGTCCGCTTCCGGAGATCGATCCTGTGGTGGAGGAGACCTCCGAGACCCGGGGGAGCGGCTTCCACGGTGCCAAAGCCCGGCAGCTCGCCGAGCAGTGGCGTGCCGAGGCCAAGGAGAAGGGCCTGTCCATCCGGCAGTTCGTGAGCTCCAGGACGTCCAGGGTGGATTCGACGTTCACGGGATCCTATGCAGCCGTGGCCGACACCTTGGCTGAATATGCCCGCGTCGGTGCCGTGGACGGTTTCAACATCTCGCCGTGGCTCATCCCCACGGGCCTGGATGACATCGTGAACCATCTCGTGCCGGAACTGCAGGAACGCGGCGTGTACCCCACGGAATACGTCGGCTCGACCCTCCGCGAGAACCTGGGGCTGGCGACGCCGGTGCGCTCGGAACCGCTGGTTCCGGTGCAGCTTTGA
- a CDS encoding Acg family FMN-binding oxidoreductase — MTAAGLVSYRAFDNGVMDAGSGAPYDAWTHWRTDPTPVGAVGAAILAASPHNQQGWAFRVTAQAVDVFADPTREMPMTDPLRREHHVGLGCAIENLVLGLLARGYHSEVILMPSAADPTHVASVTLTSVEATSSSLHDAIGDRHSNRGPYEHGQVADAVLGELAGPAGDGGVRVHWLTSTAEKKAFSTIVIEATQAIIEDRGQSEEFFIRFRNNRDDIDRFRDGVTLDGQGLAPLTLTLAKLLPAYSRAEGDQFWLDQTRTVHTATAAAFGVVTVTDADDPRLRLAGGRLLQRVHLGATSRGLGMQHMNQVTERIDREHEQSLPASFAPRLRELLPAGVVPLVAFRLGTPVRASRPSPRRPLKDVVL; from the coding sequence GTGACTGCCGCGGGGCTCGTCAGCTACCGCGCTTTCGACAACGGTGTGATGGATGCTGGATCCGGCGCGCCCTACGACGCCTGGACACACTGGCGTACCGACCCGACGCCGGTGGGGGCGGTCGGGGCGGCGATCCTGGCCGCGAGTCCCCATAATCAACAGGGCTGGGCTTTCCGCGTGACCGCGCAGGCAGTCGACGTGTTCGCAGATCCGACGCGGGAGATGCCTATGACGGATCCACTTCGGCGGGAACATCACGTCGGTCTCGGCTGCGCCATCGAGAATCTCGTACTCGGGCTGCTGGCCCGTGGGTATCACTCAGAGGTGATTTTGATGCCCTCCGCGGCCGATCCCACTCATGTGGCGTCGGTCACGTTGACCTCTGTGGAGGCGACATCCTCATCCCTGCACGATGCCATCGGGGACAGGCACTCGAATCGTGGACCGTATGAACACGGTCAGGTTGCGGATGCGGTGCTTGGCGAATTGGCTGGCCCCGCCGGGGATGGCGGCGTCCGGGTTCACTGGCTCACCTCGACGGCAGAGAAGAAGGCCTTCAGCACGATCGTGATTGAGGCCACCCAGGCGATCATTGAGGATCGCGGCCAGTCGGAGGAGTTCTTCATCCGGTTCAGGAACAACCGTGACGACATCGACCGGTTCCGCGACGGCGTCACGCTCGACGGACAGGGACTTGCCCCGCTCACCCTCACCCTCGCCAAGCTCCTGCCCGCCTATTCACGTGCTGAGGGTGACCAGTTCTGGCTTGACCAGACCCGCACGGTTCACACCGCAACGGCAGCCGCTTTCGGTGTTGTCACCGTCACTGATGCCGACGACCCCCGGCTGCGGCTGGCCGGTGGCAGGCTTCTGCAGCGGGTTCACCTCGGTGCCACCTCACGAGGGCTGGGAATGCAGCACATGAACCAGGTCACCGAACGGATCGATCGCGAACACGAACAGAGCCTTCCCGCGTCATTTGCGCCGCGCCTGCGGGAGCTTCTGCCCGCCGGAGTTGTGCCGTTGGTCGCGTTCCGACTCGGGACTCCGGTACGGGCATCCCGACCCAGCCCTCGGCGTCCATTGAAAGATGTGGTTCTGTGA
- a CDS encoding ribbon-helix-helix protein, CopG family translates to MERKMHGREVSEAEIDGWVEEAEAGYDIEELKARMGRPARGAEASQVVPVRLTVEELAAVMARAEREHLNRSEAIRAALAAWSHVA, encoded by the coding sequence ATGGAACGCAAGATGCATGGACGGGAGGTCTCGGAAGCCGAGATCGATGGGTGGGTCGAGGAAGCCGAGGCCGGTTACGACATTGAGGAGCTGAAGGCGCGGATGGGGCGCCCTGCCAGGGGCGCGGAGGCGTCTCAGGTCGTTCCCGTAAGGCTGACGGTCGAGGAGCTTGCAGCGGTGATGGCCCGGGCCGAGCGCGAGCACCTTAACCGGTCCGAGGCGATCCGCGCCGCACTGGCCGCTTGGTCGCACGTGGCGTGA
- a CDS encoding VOC family protein, protein MTTTILGVSFDTNNAVAIATFWAGALGRTVNEGASETFAAVAVGDGSPVLMFHKVPEPKTVKNRLHFDLKAGDFTAESDRLLGLGATQLTALADNGGNWVTFADPDGNEFDLIPG, encoded by the coding sequence ATGACAACCACCATTCTCGGAGTCAGTTTCGACACGAACAACGCCGTCGCGATCGCGACGTTCTGGGCCGGCGCGCTCGGACGGACCGTGAACGAGGGCGCATCCGAAACGTTCGCCGCGGTCGCCGTAGGCGACGGCAGCCCGGTGCTGATGTTCCACAAGGTCCCGGAGCCCAAGACCGTCAAGAATCGGCTGCATTTCGATCTGAAGGCCGGCGACTTCACTGCCGAGTCGGACAGGCTTCTCGGTCTCGGCGCTACGCAACTCACCGCCCTCGCGGACAACGGCGGCAACTGGGTGACGTTCGCCGACCCTGACGGCAACGAATTCGACCTCATCCCCGGATAG